In Candidatus Defluviilinea proxima, a single genomic region encodes these proteins:
- a CDS encoding lamin tail domain-containing protein, with product MSSKIALLLFASLFLVAACGNVATPTNTVSILPKDCKMQVNQQMPFTLDGVISPNAVVSWEASAGSISFAPPGLNAFFTAPSQPAVVTISVTISSGTPSVQIPITHQCIVLDDSASTGNNTVPTDVSVIPISVVTTQPTIIISEVMANPCGGIEFKKWNEYVELYNFGDQPVDVSGWWLTDTGGTGSPDQIVSWAQRNPAKPLAGSLILSSTIIPSKGYALILSPSYADGEFPYAQPYAISANTVILTAAESRSLGDDASSIVGDGDGRDVLVLYKGGPSVIQETISTYGTPKAAQYVTDVKDNYLDNLPLDLHECSSIERIIPTVADSEDNWREVPYGSPGEAPY from the coding sequence ATGTCAAGCAAAATCGCTTTACTCCTTTTCGCCTCGTTGTTCCTCGTGGCCGCCTGTGGAAACGTAGCAACGCCCACGAACACAGTGTCCATCCTGCCCAAGGATTGCAAGATGCAGGTCAACCAGCAAATGCCATTCACCTTGGATGGCGTTATTTCACCGAATGCGGTTGTCAGTTGGGAAGCAAGCGCAGGAAGTATTTCCTTTGCCCCTCCTGGACTGAATGCTTTCTTCACGGCTCCTTCTCAACCGGCAGTTGTCACTATTTCAGTGACCATTTCTTCAGGGACGCCCAGCGTACAGATCCCCATTACACATCAATGCATTGTGCTGGACGATAGCGCATCAACAGGGAACAATACTGTACCAACAGATGTTTCCGTCATTCCTATTTCTGTAGTGACCACTCAACCGACCATCATCATTAGCGAAGTGATGGCAAACCCATGCGGCGGTATCGAGTTCAAAAAGTGGAATGAATATGTTGAACTTTACAACTTCGGCGATCAACCCGTGGACGTGAGTGGCTGGTGGCTTACCGATACCGGCGGAACTGGCTCCCCCGATCAGATCGTATCGTGGGCCCAACGTAACCCTGCCAAGCCTCTGGCGGGCAGTCTCATTTTGAGTTCAACCATCATCCCTTCAAAAGGATATGCCTTGATCCTCTCGCCAAGCTATGCCGATGGCGAATTCCCTTACGCACAACCGTATGCGATCTCTGCCAACACTGTCATCCTGACAGCGGCAGAAAGTCGTTCACTTGGCGACGATGCATCCAGCATTGTCGGTGACGGAGATGGGCGCGACGTGCTTGTCCTTTACAAGGGTGGCCCCAGTGTCATCCAAGAGACTATCTCAACATATGGCACACCCAAAGCGGCGCAGTATGTCACAGATGTGAAAGATAACTATCTTGACAACCTGCCTCTCGACCTGCACGAATGTTCTTCCATCGAGCGCATTATTCCTACGGTAGCCGATAGCGAAGATAACTGGCGTGAGGTCCCGTATGGATCGCCAGGAGAGGCTCCATACTAA
- the coaBC gene encoding bifunctional phosphopantothenoylcysteine decarboxylase/phosphopantothenate--cysteine ligase CoaBC, with product MTVLSGKHIVLGVTGSIAAYKAVDLASKLTQAGAQVDVILTSSAQNFVTPLAFQSVTGRRAYTDKDLWGNEAHVLHVSLAHHADLLVIAPCTANTLAKLAHGQADTLLTVTALASTSPLFIAPAMDGGMFDHPATQENLDTLRKRDATIIEPAEGHLASGLTGIGRLPETSELIGHIRLILGRRGLLANKKVLITAGGTQEPLDPVRVITNHSSGKQGYALAQAALDAGAEVTLVTTPTKLTPPVGTMVVHVQTAKQMLDAVLKEFPESDVLIMAAAVADFRPKDIAENKIKKESGIPQIELEATEDILKAVAGLRSKMKRKQVVVGFAAESQNLLENASNKLQSKKLDLIAANDISAADAGFSVETNRITLLFANGQKELLSLMSKTEAAEIIVERVAALLE from the coding sequence ATGACAGTACTTTCTGGTAAACATATCGTGTTAGGCGTAACAGGGTCCATTGCCGCATACAAAGCTGTAGACCTGGCATCCAAACTCACGCAGGCTGGCGCACAAGTAGATGTGATCCTTACAAGCTCAGCACAAAATTTCGTCACGCCGCTCGCCTTTCAATCTGTTACGGGACGACGCGCATATACTGACAAAGACTTGTGGGGAAATGAAGCGCATGTTTTGCATGTAAGCCTCGCTCATCATGCCGACCTGCTTGTCATCGCCCCATGCACCGCCAACACGCTTGCCAAACTCGCGCACGGACAGGCGGATACGTTACTTACTGTGACAGCGTTGGCGTCCACGTCTCCGCTCTTCATCGCGCCCGCCATGGACGGTGGTATGTTCGATCACCCTGCGACTCAAGAAAACCTGGACACCCTCCGCAAACGTGATGCAACCATCATCGAACCTGCAGAGGGACATCTCGCGTCAGGGCTCACGGGAATCGGACGTCTGCCCGAAACATCTGAACTCATCGGACACATCCGCCTCATTCTTGGACGCCGAGGCCTGCTCGCCAATAAAAAAGTTTTAATCACCGCTGGAGGGACTCAAGAACCACTTGATCCCGTCCGCGTAATTACCAATCACTCTTCTGGTAAGCAGGGATATGCTCTCGCTCAAGCCGCATTGGACGCTGGCGCAGAAGTTACATTGGTTACAACTCCCACGAAATTAACACCACCAGTTGGTACAATGGTCGTCCACGTGCAGACCGCAAAGCAAATGCTGGATGCTGTGTTGAAGGAATTTCCTGAAAGCGATGTGTTGATCATGGCCGCGGCAGTGGCCGATTTTCGTCCAAAAGATATTGCGGAGAATAAGATCAAGAAAGAAAGTGGTATTCCGCAGATAGAGCTTGAAGCGACAGAAGATATTTTGAAAGCAGTGGCAGGCTTACGGTCCAAAATGAAGCGAAAACAGGTTGTGGTTGGGTTCGCGGCAGAGTCCCAGAATCTTCTTGAAAACGCTTCAAATAAGTTACAATCCAAGAAACTGGATTTGATCGCCGCAAACGACATTTCCGCCGCCGATGCCGGATTCTCTGTCGAGACCAACCGCATCACACTTTTATTTGCCAATGGGCAAAAGGAATTATTATCCTTGATGAGCAAGACCGAAGCGGCCGAGATCATTGTGGAACGCGT